The following are encoded together in the Streptomyces tsukubensis genome:
- a CDS encoding sensor histidine kinase: protein MTEKARTPSPLDEQPTEIRFVRRSLRALRADLMTGAFALRPLGKLDTSDEGRLGRLPSRWRGYVAWLPHAAILFAVVCVALLAVQDSGGLLSVLVAVLAIAPLVLLLTRPVGAWWLSVAGTFLTVVLMVDPGDGLYPWSIPGYATYLVVMTGVSLVSRPRVAVEMWGLTALIGIITVVPSGMPAAPVLGMLVLGAFTLTAAASVGGWLSARREVAVKEQEVAVKEEVTLVERSRRTLLEERTTIARELHDVVAHHMSVVAIQAEAAPYRVEDPPPELAAAFVTIRENAVAALTELRRVLGVVRAEDQDLPDAPQPTLLDLDALLANVEEAGLTVSRTVTGAVRELPQGVELSAYRIIQEALSNTLRHAPGAQAAVELSYVLGGLGLRIINGPSTGGGAGVPGAGHGLTGMRERVTMLDGEMTAGATDDGGFEVAAFLPVPSEQRVEESV, encoded by the coding sequence GTGACCGAGAAAGCCCGTACCCCCAGCCCGCTGGACGAGCAGCCCACCGAGATCCGGTTCGTGCGCCGCTCTCTCAGAGCGTTGCGCGCCGACCTGATGACCGGAGCCTTCGCCCTCCGGCCGCTCGGAAAACTGGACACGAGCGACGAAGGGCGGCTGGGACGGCTGCCGTCCAGGTGGCGCGGCTACGTGGCCTGGCTGCCGCACGCCGCGATCCTGTTCGCCGTGGTCTGCGTGGCCCTCCTCGCCGTGCAGGACAGCGGGGGCCTGTTGAGCGTCCTCGTGGCGGTGCTGGCGATCGCCCCCTTGGTGCTCCTCCTCACCCGGCCCGTCGGGGCGTGGTGGCTCTCGGTGGCCGGCACCTTCCTCACGGTCGTACTCATGGTGGATCCGGGTGACGGCCTCTACCCGTGGTCGATCCCCGGGTACGCCACGTATCTCGTCGTGATGACGGGCGTCTCGCTCGTCTCCCGGCCCCGGGTGGCGGTGGAGATGTGGGGGCTGACCGCCCTCATCGGGATCATCACCGTGGTGCCGAGCGGGATGCCGGCCGCGCCGGTCCTCGGCATGCTGGTTCTCGGTGCCTTCACCCTCACCGCCGCGGCGTCCGTCGGCGGCTGGCTGTCGGCGCGCAGGGAGGTCGCGGTCAAGGAGCAGGAGGTGGCGGTCAAGGAGGAGGTGACGCTGGTCGAGCGGTCGAGGCGGACCCTGCTCGAAGAGCGCACCACCATCGCCCGTGAGCTGCACGACGTCGTGGCGCACCACATGTCGGTGGTCGCCATCCAGGCCGAGGCGGCGCCCTACCGTGTGGAGGACCCGCCGCCCGAGCTGGCCGCGGCCTTCGTCACGATCAGGGAGAACGCCGTCGCCGCGCTGACCGAACTCCGCCGTGTCCTCGGTGTCGTACGCGCGGAGGACCAGGACCTGCCTGACGCCCCGCAGCCCACCCTCCTCGACCTCGACGCGCTGCTGGCCAATGTGGAGGAGGCCGGGCTGACCGTCAGCCGCACGGTGACCGGCGCGGTACGTGAACTCCCGCAGGGCGTGGAGCTCTCGGCGTACCGCATCATCCAGGAGGCGCTGAGCAACACCCTCAGGCACGCCCCCGGCGCCCAGGCCGCGGTGGAACTCTCCTACGTACTGGGCGGGCTCGGACTGCGGATCATCAACGGCCCCTCCACGGGCGGGGGCGCCGGAGTGCCGGGTGCGGGGCACGGTCTCACCGGGATGCGGGAGCGGGTGACGATGCTCGACGGGGAGATGACCGCGGGGGCGACCGACGACGGAGGGTTCGAGGTGGCGGCCTTCCTGCCGGTGCCGTCCGAGCAGAGGGTCGAGGAGTCCGTATGA
- a CDS encoding alpha/beta hydrolase, producing MPDDAVARDAAEAESAFAHPSVAPDTTAAYGDHPDQVVDFYAPRGGRESAPLVVVLHGGAWKAPYDRSHVSPFADFLARRGFAVASVEYRRGRGLPGQCEPPAAGRWPETFDDVAAALDALPALAGRLLPQADTRRTVVTGHSAGGQLALWAAARHLLPEDAPWYLAAAPPLRGVVALAPLADFALSRELGLCSGAVEQLLGDAGQFDTRLPYADPVALLPTGIATTLVQGQDDIEVPQRVAEAYADAAARAGEIVGLTLLEGVGHYPLIDPAADACAVVAEEIAQLAW from the coding sequence ATGCCGGACGACGCTGTTGCCCGCGATGCCGCCGAGGCCGAATCGGCCTTCGCCCATCCGTCCGTCGCCCCCGACACCACCGCCGCGTACGGCGACCATCCGGACCAGGTCGTCGACTTCTACGCCCCGCGAGGGGGACGGGAGAGCGCGCCGCTCGTCGTCGTCCTGCACGGAGGCGCGTGGAAGGCGCCGTACGACCGGAGCCACGTCTCGCCCTTCGCGGACTTCCTGGCGCGCCGGGGGTTCGCCGTGGCCAGCGTCGAGTACCGCAGGGGCAGAGGGCTCCCCGGCCAGTGCGAGCCGCCCGCGGCGGGCCGTTGGCCCGAGACCTTCGACGACGTGGCGGCGGCGCTCGACGCGCTGCCCGCGCTGGCGGGAAGGCTGCTGCCGCAGGCCGACACCCGCAGGACGGTCGTCACCGGGCACTCGGCGGGCGGGCAGTTGGCGCTCTGGGCCGCGGCCAGGCATCTGCTCCCCGAGGACGCGCCCTGGTACCTGGCCGCCGCGCCGCCGCTGCGCGGGGTGGTGGCACTGGCCCCGCTCGCCGACTTCGCGCTCTCCCGTGAACTCGGCCTCTGCTCAGGCGCGGTGGAGCAGTTGCTGGGTGACGCGGGCCAGTTCGACACGCGACTTCCCTACGCCGACCCGGTCGCCCTGCTGCCCACGGGCATCGCCACGACGCTGGTCCAGGGCCAGGACGACATCGAGGTGCCGCAGCGGGTCGCGGAGGCGTACGCGGACGCGGCGGCCAGGGCGGGAGAGATCGTGGGGCTGACCCTCCTGGAGGGGGTCGGCCACTATCCGCTGATCGACCCGGCGGCGGACGCGTGCGCGGTCGTCGCGGAGGAGATCGCCCAGCTCGCCTGGTGA
- a CDS encoding ABC transporter permease, which yields MSGPVRALAPPPAAVHRARPARGPLPAGTGILLRLALRRDRLLIPVWTVAISGVLASMPNSLAAVYGTAAERANMAATATATSSLRAVYGPVFSDSTGGLAAWRAGLYAAAFAAVMSLIVVVRHTREEEETGRQELLSSACVARGAPLTAALLAALAGNTAIAVLVTAGLSGQGYGGALALGLAVGCTGMFFAAAAAVAAQLTESARLAKGLTAAALGAAFVLRAAGDSARPDGSSPLTWISPLGWAEQVRSYADERWWALLLPLAGALLLTALAYRLTGRRDLTMSFLPSRPGPATGAIRSAGALALRLQRGALVGWGAGFLVLGAVFGWIAGSASDLVGGSRQAREVFQRMGGQSGLTDAFLAAMVGLLGMAAALYGVASVLRLHGEETSQRAEPLLAARLGRLRWAAGHLALAYGGAALIMVLGGAGLALGHGHDMPAVLGACLGQLPAIWALTSVAVLLYGALPRTAPAAWAVAGVCLALGWVGPALDLPRAVMDVSPFSHLAKLPGGAMEWPPAVILTAVATALTVAGLAGLRRRDLVMT from the coding sequence CGCGGCCCCCTCCCCGCGGGTACGGGCATACTGCTGCGCCTCGCCCTGCGCAGGGACCGCCTCCTGATCCCCGTATGGACCGTGGCGATCTCCGGGGTCCTCGCGAGCATGCCCAACTCGCTGGCCGCCGTCTACGGTACGGCCGCGGAACGCGCGAACATGGCCGCGACCGCCACCGCCACCAGCTCGCTGCGGGCCGTCTACGGTCCCGTGTTCTCCGACTCGACCGGTGGCCTCGCCGCCTGGCGTGCGGGGCTGTACGCGGCGGCCTTCGCCGCTGTGATGAGCCTGATCGTCGTCGTACGCCACACCAGGGAGGAGGAAGAGACCGGCCGCCAGGAGCTGCTCTCCTCCGCCTGCGTGGCCCGAGGGGCGCCGCTCACCGCCGCGCTCCTCGCCGCCCTGGCGGGCAACACCGCCATCGCCGTACTCGTCACGGCGGGACTCTCGGGCCAAGGCTACGGCGGGGCACTCGCGCTCGGCCTCGCCGTCGGCTGCACCGGCATGTTCTTCGCCGCCGCGGCCGCCGTCGCCGCCCAGCTCACCGAGAGCGCACGGCTCGCCAAGGGGCTCACAGCGGCGGCGCTCGGAGCCGCCTTCGTACTGCGCGCCGCCGGAGACTCCGCCCGCCCCGACGGCTCCTCTCCCCTCACCTGGATCTCGCCGCTCGGCTGGGCGGAACAGGTACGGTCCTACGCCGACGAGCGCTGGTGGGCGCTGCTCCTGCCGCTGGCGGGGGCGCTCCTGCTCACCGCCCTGGCCTACCGTCTGACGGGCCGCCGTGACCTGACGATGAGCTTCCTGCCTTCCCGGCCGGGGCCCGCCACGGGAGCCATCAGGTCGGCGGGGGCGCTGGCCCTGCGGCTCCAGCGCGGTGCCCTGGTCGGCTGGGGTGCGGGATTCCTCGTCTTGGGGGCGGTGTTCGGCTGGATCGCGGGCAGCGCCTCCGACCTCGTCGGAGGCAGCCGGCAGGCCCGCGAGGTCTTCCAGCGGATGGGCGGCCAGAGCGGTCTGACCGACGCCTTCCTCGCCGCGATGGTGGGCCTGCTCGGTATGGCCGCCGCCCTCTACGGGGTCGCCTCGGTCCTACGGCTGCACGGCGAGGAGACCTCCCAGCGCGCGGAACCGCTGCTCGCGGCCCGGCTCGGCAGGCTGCGGTGGGCGGCGGGCCACCTCGCCCTGGCCTACGGGGGCGCCGCACTCATCATGGTGCTCGGCGGGGCCGGCCTCGCGCTCGGCCACGGCCACGACATGCCCGCCGTACTGGGGGCCTGCCTCGGCCAGCTCCCCGCGATCTGGGCGCTGACCTCCGTGGCGGTCCTGCTGTACGGGGCGCTCCCCAGGACGGCGCCCGCCGCCTGGGCGGTGGCCGGGGTCTGCCTCGCGCTCGGCTGGGTCGGGCCCGCGCTCGATCTGCCGCGGGCCGTCATGGACGTATCGCCCTTCAGCCACCTGGCGAAACTGCCCGGCGGGGCGATGGAGTGGCCGCCCGCGGTGATCCTGACCGCCGTAGCCACCGCGCTCACCGTCGCGGGACTCGCGGGGCTCCGCCGTAGGGATCTGGTGATGACGTGA
- a CDS encoding response regulator yields MTIRVLIADDQVMVREGFSVLLNAMPGIEVVGEAVDGRQAVERAAELRPDVVLMDIRMPEMNGIDATREIVAADGGSKVLVLTTFDLDEYVYQALRSGASGFLLKDASARQLADAVRIVAEGEALLAPSVTRRLIKEFSKLGQPTPQAGAGGSAAAFSGQYGDLTERETEVLVLIAQGLSNGEIALRLLVAESTIKTHVSRVLVKLGLRDRTQAAVFAYEARLVTPG; encoded by the coding sequence ATGACCATCCGGGTACTGATCGCCGACGACCAGGTCATGGTGCGCGAGGGTTTCTCTGTCCTGCTCAACGCGATGCCGGGGATCGAGGTGGTCGGTGAGGCCGTCGACGGCAGACAGGCGGTGGAGCGGGCGGCGGAGCTGCGGCCCGACGTCGTACTGATGGACATCAGGATGCCGGAGATGAACGGCATCGACGCCACACGGGAGATCGTCGCGGCCGACGGGGGCTCAAAGGTACTGGTCCTGACCACCTTCGATCTGGACGAGTACGTGTACCAGGCGCTGAGGTCGGGGGCGTCCGGGTTCCTCCTGAAGGACGCCTCCGCCAGGCAGCTCGCGGACGCGGTGCGGATCGTGGCGGAGGGCGAGGCGCTGCTCGCGCCGAGCGTCACGCGGCGGCTGATCAAGGAGTTCTCGAAACTGGGCCAGCCGACGCCGCAGGCGGGCGCGGGTGGATCGGCGGCCGCGTTCTCCGGGCAGTACGGGGACCTGACGGAGCGCGAGACGGAGGTGCTCGTCCTCATCGCGCAGGGGCTGTCCAACGGGGAGATCGCCCTGCGCCTGCTGGTGGCGGAGTCGACGATCAAGACGCACGTCAGCCGGGTCCTGGTGAAGCTGGGGCTGCGGGACAGGACGCAGGCGGCGGTCTTCGCCTATGAGGCGCGACTGGTCACGCCGGGGTAG